Part of the Faecalibacterium duncaniae genome, CGCGGTAGGTGGTCTTTCCGATTTTCTTTATCATTACAGGTGGCGCGGCTTCCTTTACGGTCAGAGGGGAAGCGGTTGCGGGGGTGCTGCGGTTGCTGGTGTCGTTGTTCATAGGCTCTCCTTTCCATGAGAAAAGCCCCATGCGGTCATACATGGGGCGGTGGTTTTGAGGTTGAAGTGGCGAAGTGGCAAGGTATCTGGGTTTTGCCACTTGGATTTTGCCGTTTCACTTTTTAAGAGCGTGATACCATGCCGCGCCAATGCGCTTTGAGGTAATGCGCCCGTCAAGGTTTTTCTTTGCCGCCCGGACAGTACGGGCAGAAATCCCCGCGTCGGCTGCGGCTTTCTCTATGTCCTCGCTGGCAAGCTCTTTTCCGTCTGCCAGTAGGTCAAGTATCAGCTTTTCAGCCTGTTCGGTTTTTGTGGCGGTGTTGCCGCCCGCGCCGGACAGCAGCTCGTCGGCGGTGATGTCGTATTCGCCTATCCACGAAAAGCCCGTTTCCGGGTCAAGGCAAAAGGCAACGGGCTTGCCCTCCGGCGCAAGGGAAGATTTGTCATGGACGATAACGCGCACATTCGGTTCTCGCTTCACACGCCCGATCAGCAGGACGCTCCTTGCTGCGGCGCGGAAGTCGATAGAACCTAAGCCCCGGTATGCGCTCTGCCCTCCGGCAGCTTTGTTGAGATGTCCGATAAGGATAACGGCGCACCCGGTACGCTCGGCAACATCGGCAAGGCGGCGGAACATGGGGCGCACTTCGTTTGCTCGGTTCATGTCGGTCTTTTCGCCCATGTACGCCTGTATGGGGTCAAGGATAATCAGACGCGCTCCGTTCTGCGTGATTGCCTTTTCTATGCGCTCATCGGAGAGGGTAAGCTCCCGCTTGGCTTCATCAATCACAAGCACGCGGTCAAGGTCGGCTTCTGCTTCTATCAAGCGAGGCTTGACGGTATCGCCCAGCCCGTCCTCGGCGGTCTGGTAAATCACTTGGAATGGCGGCAAGGGCTTCATTCCCGGCAGCGTTCCCCCGGTGGTGCAGGCGGCGGCAAGGCGTAGGGCAAAGGTGGTCTTGCCCTCGCCGGGATTGCCTTGCACAATGGTTACTTTCCCAAAGGGAATATACGGCTCCCATAGCCATTCAACGGTCTGCGTGTCAACCTCGCTCATGCGGATAATCTCAACGGTTTCTTCCTGCGGTGGCTCTTTCAAGCCGTAAATCGCTTCACGGATATACTTCCCGTCCGCGATTTCTGCCCGGTGCTGCAATACCTCGTTCCAGTCCTTGTAAAGCGGCACAAGGCGGTGAACGGTCAAGCCCTCCGGCACAAACTCCGCAAGGCGGCTGCAAGCGTCGCTTCCGGCTTGGTCGCTGTCAAGGCAGAGGTACACGGTCTTGATGTTGGGGCGGTCAGAAAGGAAACGCAAAAGGGCTTTTTCGCCCACGCCGCCCAACGCCAGATAGCTTTGCTTTTGCCAATCCTTTTTGAACAGACAGAGGAAAGATAACAGGTCAATGGGGGCTTCAAAAACAAACAATCTTTCGCCCTCGCCCCGGTAGCAGAAGTTAAAGGCTTTGTCGCTGCCTTTCACATCAAGCCGGAAGCTCCCGGCTGTGCCGCGCTGGTGGGCGTAGCGTGGTACTCCGTCCTCGTCCCGCCCTACGAATACGGCGTTGTGGTGGGCGGCTTCCTCGTAAATATCCCCGGTGGCAAAGAAAAAGCCCGTCACATCTTCATCAATGCGGCGGGCGGCTGTGAGGTAGTTCCTCGCTATGCGGTTGTCGGTGCTGCGGGGTGGCAGTCGGAAGTCAGAGAGGGGCGCGGGGCTTGGTCTGTCCGGCGGCGGGGCTGCGCCTTTTTCTCCTGTCAGCATTTCAACGGCTTCGGTAAAGCTCTTGCCGAAAAACTCCATGACAAAATCAATGGGTGCGCCGCCCTTGCTCTGGCTGTGGCGATACCATTTGTTTCCCCGGACGGTCAGGCTGTCGTGCCGCTTCCAGCGGTATTCGTTCCCGGCGCGGATAAGCTGCTCGCCCTGTCCTTGCAGAAACGAAACAAGGTCGGCTTGGTTGGCGCGGTCTATTTGTTCTTGGGTGTAATACATAAAAGTTCAACTCCTTTCAGCGGTCTATATCGTGCCGCTTGGTGCGGTTCTGTGTCTGTTCCGGCTGGTCGGCGCGGAGTGCAATATCCACGCACCTGCGGATTTTTTGAAGCTCGGCAACCTCGGCGCGGGTATCTTTCAGTTTGGTATAATCGCTGTCCCTCTGTGTTTTGAGGTCAGCATATTCCTGTTCCCATTCCGCAATAGGTAAGGTCTTTGTTCCTTTCGGCAGATTTGCATGGAGATAGCGGTTTGCCGCGTCCCATAGGGTAAGCTCGGCGCGGTGGGCTTCCGCAAACTTCTCCTGTTTTCCTTTCCAGCGGATTTGCCGATACTCGTCCTGTATGGGCTTGTAGGTTTGATAATTTCTGCCGTACTCCATGAGTTTTTGCAGTTCTTTCATGCGCTGCTCGGCGGTTTTCATTCCCTCCCGGATTGAATAGGCTTTATCGCTGACAGAGGAAAGGGAAGCGTCCAGCTCGTCAAGATTAGAGATACCATGCTCGGAGAGATAGTTGACCGCTGCCGCTATGGTTTTCAATTCATCGGTTGCGTGCTGTTGTTGCCAACGCTGCGAATACTTCCGGCTCTTTTCTCTCTGAACTCTCAAATACTTCATCAACAGATTTGCAAGGTTGGAAGATTGCGGCGGCTGTTCCGGGGCGGTTTCCCGCGCTTTGAACAGGTCGGCAAGCCACTCTTTGAGCGTCCCAATCTGCGCCCGGATTTCCCGGATAAGGCGGTTTGTCTTTTGGATACTGCGGTTCAGTTCGCCTTTCTCGGTGGCGATACCTTTCTTCTCCATCTGGCAAGCCGCCACGCCCATGTGGACGGTGGGTATCTCGTCTATGCCGCGCTCGGCGTTGCTGCGGTGGTCGATACGCTCCGGGCTTCCGTTCCTCTCCAAAAAGTCGTTGGTATAGTCAGCCCACGCCTTGCGCCACAAGAGGGTGTTGTCCTTGTCGTTCCAGCCTGTAAGGTCAACCTTGTGGGTTTTGTATCTGCCACTTGGCAAGCGGATACGCTCGCCGTTTTCGCCAAGGTCATATTCCTTTTTGGATTTCGCCGCCCACGCGCCGCGCTCGTCAAGTGGTCGCATGGTCAGCATGATATGACAATGGGGATTGCCTTTGTCGGTGTCGTGAATGGCATAATCAACGCACATTCCTCTGGAAACAAATTGAGAGGAACAGTATTCCCGGACAAGCCGGATCTGTTCCTCTCTGGATAATTCTATGGGGAGCGCTGCGTCAATCTCACGCGCAAGCTGGGCGTTCCCGGCTTTCTCGTAAAGCTCCACGCTGTTCCACAAGGTTGAACGGTCAGAGAATGAGGGTGGCGCGTGGGGCGGCAGCATGATCTCTGTATGGACAACGCCGCCTTTGCGGGTGTAGTCATGGGTCATTCCGTCCCATTCGTTTGTCAGCTTTTCGCCGCTTCGGTAGGCGGCTGCGGCAACGGCTGATTTGCCTTTTCCTCGGCTCACAATGCCGACGTTCCAATGGTAAATGGCTATGGGTATCACCTCCCGGATAGGATAATAAAACCCGCAAAAATGGTACAGACGCCAACGGCGGGTGTACTGTTTTTGTGGGTGTGCAGGGATAGCCGCAAAGCGGCGCAAGGGGTGCAGCCCCTTGTTGCGGCAAAGCCGCCATATCGGAGCGCGGGGAAATCTCCCTGTGCGGAGACAAGCCCTCGGCAGAGCGCACACGCCCGTAAGGGTGTATAAGTGCGCCCTTAGTTCCTAAGGGATTTTCGGCTTGTCGCTCCCTCGCCTCGTTTTTTCAGATATTCCCGCGCTGGTTCACTCGTCAAGGCGAGCCGGAGAAGCGCGGCAGCTTCCTCGTCGGTCATGGTCTTAGCTTCCGGCACAATACTCTCAAAGACCGCGCCCCGGACAATAAGGCGGTGGCTGCGCGTTCTGCGTTCCTCCTTGGATAGCTTCTGACGCAACATTTTTTCCCGGTTCTCAAACTGCTGGATTTTCTTCTTTCCGTCCTCAATCTCGGCTTGCAATTCCTCGCGGGTTTTCTCTCTCGGTTTCGTCATGGGTGTCGCTCCTTTCTGCCCGTAGGCATGGAAAAGGGCAGTCGATTTTCTCGGCTGCCCTTGCAATATGAGGATAAGATTATTCAGTTTGCTGCGGGGTCTTGTTCTGATACTTCTTCACCAGAAGTTTGGTTATTGGGGAGTGGGTCATACCCGTCTGGGTTTCCGTCAAAGTCTGTGTTATGATAGTGTTCATATAACCAGTATTTTCCCTCAAACTCAACGACAATGTTATCGCCGTACTGATAAACCGCAGCCCCTACAATATCATCATTTGCTTGGAAATTTTCTTTTGGTTCTTCCGAAGAACTAACTGTGTTTTCGATTTTTCCTAACAAATTGAAAGAACTTTTTTCATCTGCGAAGTTGGGTTGAGAGTCAACGATTTGATAAAGCGTATCATTTACATAGACCATAGGAGCAATATCTCCAGAAATGGGAACCAATGCCTTTAGCAAATCTTCTCCTGTTACACCTAATTGTGCTTCATCGCTTGCAAAAGGAATACGCAGCAGGTATTGTTGGTCTACTTCGTAAAGATATATATAAATGCCTGAGCCAACATCTTGTGTGTCACCTAAAAGAGAAAGAACATCTTCTCTTGTCATGGTCGGTGTTAGTTCTTTAATTTGCTCAGATGTTACCTGCGTCGGTGTATCGAGCGGTTCTTTGTTTTCTGGTATTAGACTAAGGATTTCTTCAGTCAACGGGTTACTTTCTCCTGCGTCAATCGTTTTTGCAGCTTCTTTTATTTCTTTATGAGAATAGTCGCTCAAATCTTCAACAGCAATGCCGAGAGAATTGAGATAATCAACCGCTGCATTATATTGAATTATATCAACGGCAAATGCGGTCAATGGTATCATCAAGCACAAGCAAGCTGCAATAGCCCCCCACTTTACCCAAATGGGCTTTTTGGCTTTCTTCTTGTAGTTGAGAGCTTCATCGACATATTTTGTGTCAAGCTCGCTCATAGCGTCGGAAAACTTCTTTGCATTCATACGAATACCTCTCTTTCAATCAAATATTGCTTCATCTTCTCGCGGATACGGGTCAGCCGGACAGAAATGTTTTTTTCTGAAAGCCCCATAAACTCGGCTATGTCCTTATAGCTGTCGGAAAACCAATAGCGGCGCATGAAAATAACGCGATTTTCGGTAGTCAGCGTGTCTAAAAATGCTTCAATGATACGGGCTAACTCTTTGGCTTCGATTTCTGCTTCTACTGTATTCGGGGCTGCTATACAGGCTTCAATTTCTTCCAAAGCAATCGTGTAATGGCTGCTCCGTTTGGCTGCTTCCTTTCTCCAATAGATTTTGAGTGAAATGTTCCGAACGATTTTAACAAGATAAGATAGCAGCGGGTTAGGTCGTGCCGGGGGAATGGCGTTCCATGCGCCTAAATAAGCGTCGTTTACACATTCCTCCGCGTCTTGTCTGCTGCCTACGATATGGTAGGAAAGATTGTGGCAGACCTTTCCGTATTTTATATCCAGCTCTCGTATGCCTTGTTCTGAACGTCCAAAAAACATTTCTATGATTTTTTCGTCGTCTATCATCTC contains:
- a CDS encoding transposon-encoded TnpW family protein, with the translated sequence MNNDTSNRSTPATASPLTVKEAAPPVMIKKIGKTTYRVKIHFSETSKETMSDKIKRLILNDSEKSS
- the mobQ gene encoding MobQ family relaxase; this encodes MIPIAIYHWNVGIVSRGKGKSAVAAAAYRSGEKLTNEWDGMTHDYTRKGGVVHTEIMLPPHAPPSFSDRSTLWNSVELYEKAGNAQLAREIDAALPIELSREEQIRLVREYCSSQFVSRGMCVDYAIHDTDKGNPHCHIMLTMRPLDERGAWAAKSKKEYDLGENGERIRLPSGRYKTHKVDLTGWNDKDNTLLWRKAWADYTNDFLERNGSPERIDHRSNAERGIDEIPTVHMGVAACQMEKKGIATEKGELNRSIQKTNRLIREIRAQIGTLKEWLADLFKARETAPEQPPQSSNLANLLMKYLRVQREKSRKYSQRWQQQHATDELKTIAAAVNYLSEHGISNLDELDASLSSVSDKAYSIREGMKTAEQRMKELQKLMEYGRNYQTYKPIQDEYRQIRWKGKQEKFAEAHRAELTLWDAANRYLHANLPKGTKTLPIAEWEQEYADLKTQRDSDYTKLKDTRAEVAELQKIRRCVDIALRADQPEQTQNRTKRHDIDR
- a CDS encoding RNA polymerase sigma factor, with product MIDDEKIIEMFFGRSEQGIRELDIKYGKVCHNLSYHIVGSRQDAEECVNDAYLGAWNAIPPARPNPLLSYLVKIVRNISLKIYWRKEAAKRSSHYTIALEEIEACIAAPNTVEAEIEAKELARIIEAFLDTLTTENRVIFMRRYWFSDSYKDIAEFMGLSEKNISVRLTRIREKMKQYLIEREVFV
- a CDS encoding DUF3847 domain-containing protein, with product MTKPREKTREELQAEIEDGKKKIQQFENREKMLRQKLSKEERRTRSHRLIVRGAVFESIVPEAKTMTDEEAAALLRLALTSEPAREYLKKRGEGATSRKSLRN
- a CDS encoding AAA family ATPase, yielding MYYTQEQIDRANQADLVSFLQGQGEQLIRAGNEYRWKRHDSLTVRGNKWYRHSQSKGGAPIDFVMEFFGKSFTEAVEMLTGEKGAAPPPDRPSPAPLSDFRLPPRSTDNRIARNYLTAARRIDEDVTGFFFATGDIYEEAAHHNAVFVGRDEDGVPRYAHQRGTAGSFRLDVKGSDKAFNFCYRGEGERLFVFEAPIDLLSFLCLFKKDWQKQSYLALGGVGEKALLRFLSDRPNIKTVYLCLDSDQAGSDACSRLAEFVPEGLTVHRLVPLYKDWNEVLQHRAEIADGKYIREAIYGLKEPPQEETVEIIRMSEVDTQTVEWLWEPYIPFGKVTIVQGNPGEGKTTFALRLAAACTTGGTLPGMKPLPPFQVIYQTAEDGLGDTVKPRLIEAEADLDRVLVIDEAKRELTLSDERIEKAITQNGARLIILDPIQAYMGEKTDMNRANEVRPMFRRLADVAERTGCAVILIGHLNKAAGGQSAYRGLGSIDFRAAARSVLLIGRVKREPNVRVIVHDKSSLAPEGKPVAFCLDPETGFSWIGEYDITADELLSGAGGNTATKTEQAEKLILDLLADGKELASEDIEKAAADAGISARTVRAAKKNLDGRITSKRIGAAWYHALKK